In Erigeron canadensis isolate Cc75 chromosome 1, C_canadensis_v1, whole genome shotgun sequence, a single window of DNA contains:
- the LOC122602262 gene encoding LOW QUALITY PROTEIN: ABC transporter D family member 1-like (The sequence of the model RefSeq protein was modified relative to this genomic sequence to represent the inferred CDS: inserted 1 base in 1 codon), whose amino-acid sequence MTSLQLLQLTERGRSLFSSSRRKTLLLATGIIVAGGTAAYMQSQSRIRRPNGTGELNGLGDDHEQAELDVGNRTITKKSRQKKGLKSLQVLAAILLSHMGKLGARDLLALLATVVLRTAVSNRLAKVQGFLFRAAFLRRVPTFVQLIIENITLCFVQSALYSTSKYITGTLSLRFRKILTKLIHAQYFQNMIYYKMSHVDGRITNPEQRIASDVPRFCSELSDLVQEDLTAVTDGLLYSWRLCSYASPKYIVWILAYVLGAGATIRNFSPAFGKLMSTEQQLEGEYRQLHSRLRTHAESIAFYGGENREESHIQQKFKALVGHLKKVQHEHWWFGMVQDFLLKYLGATVAVILIIEPFFSGTLRPDTSTLGRAEMLSNLRYHTSVIISLFQSLGTLSISSRRLNRLSGYADRIHELMAISRELSAKDVPSLQRRGSSNYITQADYIEFDGVKVVTPSGNVLVEDLTLKVESGSNLLITGPNGSGKSSLFRVLGGLWPLVSGHIVKPGVGSDLNKEIFYVPQRPYTAVGTLRDQLIYPLTKEQEVEPLTDSKMIELLKNVDLEYLLNRYPSEKEINWGEELSLGEQQRLGMARLFYHKPRFAILDECTSAVTTDMEERFCAKVRAMGTSCITISHRPALVAFHDVVLSLDGEGGWRVNRKREDSLIRNGTGIESSKLKSSESERQSDAMAVQRAFENTNNESAFSSSKSQSYFSELIAVSPSEGVVTSIPVVPQLQNDPRVLPLRIAAMFKVLVPTVLDKQGAQLLAVAVLVVSRTWISDRIASLNGTTVKYVLEQDKAAFIRLIGVSVLQSAASSFVAPSLRHLTARLALGWRINLTSHLLKNYLRKNAYYKVFHMSAVSVDADQRITQDLEKLSTDLSGLVTGMVKPTVDILWFTWRMKMLTGRRGVAILYAYMLLGLGFLRSVTPDFGDLGNREQELEGSFRFMHERLRTHAESVAFFGGGARERAMIESRFNELLAHAKVLLRKKWLFGILDDFVTKQLPHNVTWGLSLLYAMEHKADRSLTSTQGELAHALRFLASVVSQSFLAFGDILELHRKFIELSGGVNRIFELEELLNAAQSDETVGTSSQSDEMHFKNEDGIFISEVDIITPSQKLLARRLTCNIVPGKSLLLTVSPNGSGKXSVFRALRGLWPIVSGHIHKPSHNVNDVGEFNCGILYIPQKPYTCLGTLRDQIIYPLSHDQAEKRALSLYREGQNDDVDANILDVHLRTILENVKLSYLFEREGSWEASQNWEDILSLGEQQRLGMARLFFHKPRFGVLDECTNATSVDVEEHLYRLARDLGITVITSSQRPALIPFHSMELRLIDGEGKWELRSIKH is encoded by the exons ATGACTTCTCTTCAGCTATTACAGTTGACGGAACGAGGCCGTTCCCTCTTTTCTTCCAGTCGcag GAAAACATTATTGCTAGCCACTGGGATTATAGTTGCTGGTGGGACTGCTGCATATATGCAATCACAAAGCAGGATAAGAAGGCCCAATGGAACTGGTGAACTGAATGGTCTGGGAGATGACCATGAACAAGCAGAGTTGGATGTCGGTAATAGAACTATTACAAAAAAGAGTAGACAAAAGAAAGGACTAAAATCACTCCAGGTTCTGGCTGCAATTCTCCTATCCCATATGGGCAAATTGGGTGCAAGGGACCTTTTAGCTCTTCTGGCCACAGTG GTGTTACGAACTGCTGTGAGTAATAGATTAGCAAAAGTTCAGGGGTTTCTGTTCCGTGCTGCTTTTCTTCGACGTGTGCCAACTTTTGTTCAGCTGATTATTGAAAACATTACCTTATGTTTTGTTCAATCTGCTTTGTATTCTACATCCAAGTATATAACAGGGACCTTGAGCTTGAGGTTCAGAAAAATATTGACAAAGCTTATACATGCCCAATATTTTCAG AATatgatatattacaaaatgtctCATGTTGATGGACGAATAACTAATCCTGAGCAAAGAATTGCCAGTGATGTACCCAGGTTCTGCTCGGAACTTAGTGATCTTGTACAGGAAGATCTTACTGCAGTTACTGATGGCCTTTTATATTCCTGGCGTCTGTGTTCTTATGCAAGTCCCAAGTACATAGTTTGGATATTG GCATATGTGCTAGGAGCCGGAGCCACCATTAGAAACTTCTCTCCTGCATTTGGAAAGTTGATGTCAACGGAACAACAACTTGAAGGTGAATATCGACAACTACACTCAAGGTTAAGGACTCATGCAGAAAGCATAGCATTTTATGGCGGTGAGAATAGAGAAGAATCGCACATCCAGCAGAAGTTTAAGGCACTTGTTGGGCATCTGAAAAAAGTCCAACATGAACATTGGTGGTTCGGCATGGTCCAAGATTTCTTGTTAAAGTATCTTGGAGCTACTGTAGCTGTCATCCTAATTATAGAGCCTTTCTTTTCTGGAACTTTACGGCCAGACACCTCAACTTTAGGACGAGCAGAAATGCTGAGCAATCTGAGATATCACACCAGTGTGATAATCTCTCTATTTCAGTCCTTGGGAACTCTCTCCATTAGTTCTAGACGGCTTAATCGTTTAAG TGGTTATGCGGACCGTATTCATGAACTTATGGCTATATCCAGAGAATTAAGTGCAAAAGATGTACCGTCTTTACAACGAAGAGGGAGCAGTAATTATATAACCCAGGCAGATTACATAGAGTTTGATGGAGTCAAG gTGGTTACCCCCAGTGGTAATGTTTTGGTGGAAGACCTGACCTTAAAGGTTGAATCAGGGTCGAATCTTTTAATTACAG GACCAAATGGTAGTGGTAAAAGCTCACTATTCCGGGTTTTGGGTGGCCTGTGGCCTTTGGTGTCTGGTCATATAGTGAAACCTGGGGTTGGTTCGGATCTCAATAAAGAGATTTTCTATGTTCCCCAGCGTCCTTACACCGCAGTAGGAACTCTACGTGACCAGTTGATATATCCCCTTACCAAGGAACAAGAAGTTGAACCTCTCACTGACAGCAAAATGATTGAGCTGTTGAAAAAT GTTGACCTTGAGTATTTATTAAATCGCTACCCATCAGAAAAAGAGATAAATTGGGGAGAGGAGTTGTCTCTTGGGGAGCAGCAAAGGTTGGGAATGGCAAGACTTTTCTATCACAAACCCAGATTTGCAATTCTTGATGAATGCACGAGTGCCGTGACAACTGATATGGAAGAACGCTTTTGTGCTAAAGTTCGAGCTATGGGAACGTCCTGCATCACTATATCTCATCGACCTGCTCTTGTTGCATTCCATGATGTGGTGTTGTCATTGGACGGAGAAGGTGGTTGGAGAGTTAATCGCAAAAG GGAGGATTCCCTAATTCGTAATGGTACTGGTATTGAGTCTTCTAAACTGAAGTCATCTGAATCAGAACGTCAAAGTGATGCTATGGCAGTGCAACGTGCATTTGAAAATACAAACAAT GAATCTGCGTTTTCTAGTTCCAAGTCACAGTCATATTTTTCAGAGTTAATAGCTGTGTCCCCATCCGAGGGTGTTGTTACTTCTATTCCTGTTGTACCACAACTGCAAAATGATCCCCGGGTACTGCCATTAAGAATAGCTGCGATGTTTAAAGTACTG GTGCCAACAGTACTAGATAAACAAGGAGCCCAACTTCTTGCTGTTGCCGTTCTTGTAGTTTCAAGAACATGGATATCAGATCGCATAGCTTCTTTAAATG GAACGACTGTGAAGTATGTTTTGGAGCAAGATAAAGCAGCCTTCATACGGTTGATTGGTGTTAGTGTCCTTCAAAGTGCGGCTTCATCATTTGTTGCACCTTCTTTGAG GCATTTGACTGCCAGACTTGCACTAGGATGGAGGATCAACTTGACTTCACACTTACTAAAGAATTACTTGAGGAAGAATGCATATTACAAG GTATTTCACATGTCAGCAGTTAGTGTTGATGCAGATCAGAGAATAACACAAGACCTGGAAAAGTTAAGCACTGATTTATCAGGGCTGGTGACAGGAATGGTAAAGCCAACTGTCGATATACTATG GTTCACATGGAGAATGAAAATGTTAACCGGGCGCCGTGGTGTTGCTATACTCTATGCGTATATGTTACTAGGGTTAGGCTTTCTAAGGAGTGTCACTCCAGATTTTGGTGACCTAGGAAATCGGGAACAAGAACTTGAAGGAAGCTTTAG GTTCATGCATGAGAGGCTGCGTACCCATGCTGAGTCTGTTGCGTTTTTCGGAGGTGGTGCTCGAGAAAGAGCG ATGATTGAGTCAAGATTTAATGAGCTTCTGGCTCATGCCAAAGTTCTACTGAGGAAGAAATGGTTATTTGGCATACTGGATGATTTTGTTACGAAACAACTGCCTCACAATGTTACTTGGGGATTGAGCTTGTTATATGCCATGGAGCACAAAGCTGACCGTTCATTGACCTCCACTCAAG GTGAGCTGGCACATGCATTGCGGTTTTTGGCATCTGTTGTATCTCAAAGCTTCTTGGCTTTTGGTGACATTCTGGAGCTGCATAGAAAGTTCATTGAACTCTCTGGTGGTGTTAATCGGATTTTTGAACTTGAAGAGCTTCTCAATGCTGCACAATCTG ATGAGACTGTTGGCACTTCATCACAGTCCGATGAGATGCATTTCAAAAATGAGGACGGTATCTTTATTTCGGAGGTTGATATAATTACGCCATCACAGAAATTGTTAGCAAGGAGGTTGACGTGTAATATAGTACCAGGGAAAAGCCTTCTTCTTACTGTTA GTCCAAATGGTAGTGGGA GTTCGGTGTTCAGGGCTCTTCGTGGTCTTTGGCCTATTGTCAGTGGACACATTCATAAACCTTCCCACAATGTTAATGATGTTGGTGAATTCAATTGTGGTATATTATACATTCCCCAGAAACCGTATACTTGTTTGGGAACATTACGAGATCAAATTATCTATCCTCTCTCACATGACCAAGCAGAAAAGAGGGCGTTAAGTTTGTATCGAGAAG GGCAAAACGATGATGTTGACGCAAATATTCTGGATGTGCATCTCAGAACAATTCTAGAGAATGTGAAATTATCTTACCTTTTTGAAAGGGAAGGAAGCTGGGAGGCTAGTCAAAACTGGGAAGACATCCTTTCTCTTGGGGAACAACAGAGATTAGGCATG GCCCGGTTATTCTTTCACAAGCCTCGGTTTGGTGTCCTTGATGAATGCACCAA TGCTACAAGTGTGGATGTTGAAGAGCACCTTTATAGGCTTGCACGTGATCTAGGCATTACGGTTATTACATCATCACAG CGTCCTGCTTTAATACCATTCCACTCTATGGAATTGCGATTGATCGATGGAGAAGGAAAGTGGGAGCTTCGGTCCATCAAGCATTGA
- the LOC122580840 gene encoding UPF0426 protein At1g28150, chloroplastic, whose translation MTSLSLIPLSPWKLMNINNGGNKKQVRKANICIKCCSSSDNQCEAIPSILIPSDQRILEKAFKEPVAFMGGVFAGLLRLDLNEDPLKEWVTRTVEASGFTDEELDSENITSEEVPQEIEIE comes from the exons ATGACTTCCTTGTCCCTAATTCCACTTTCACCG TGGAAATTGATGAATATTAACAATGGTGGGAACAAGAAGCAAGTAAGAAAAGCAAATATTTGTATCAAGTGTTGTAGTAGCAGTGATAATCAATGTGAAGCCATTCCCTCTATTCTCATTCCTTCAGACCAACGCATTCTTGAAAAGGCTttcaag GAGCCTGTTGCTTTCATGGGAGGCGTGTTTGCAGGGCTTCTGAGGCTGGATTTGAATGAAGATCCACTCAAGGAATGGGTTACCAGGACTGTAGAAGCCTCTGGTTTTACGGACGAGGAACTTGACTCTGAAAATATCACTTCAGAAGAAGTTCCCCAGGAAATAGAGATTGAATAG